The Streptomyces bacillaris sequence CCGTGCTCTTGGTGGCGGACTTGGCGGTGCTCTTCGTGGCGGTCCCGGCGGTGCTCTTCGCCGTGCCCCGGCCGCTCGTCCTCTTCGCGGAGGACGATGTCGTCTTCCGCTGCTTCTGCGTCGTCCTCCCGGCCGTGGACGAGCCGGACGCCGTCGACTTCTTCGCGCCCGTCTCCTTGGGAGTCGACTTCGTCCGTGCCGCCGTCGACTTCTTCGCCGCCCTCTTCTTGATGGGGTGGACCTTCGCCATGTCCCCCTCGGCCCCGGCCTCTTCGTCCTCCTCGTCCTCCTGCCCCTCCCCTCGCGACTTCTTCGCCGCGCGGACGCTGCTCTCCAGCGCCGCGATCAGGTCGATGACCTTGCCGCCGCCAGGCTCCTGCGACTCCGAGGGCTCCACCGCCTCCCCCGACGCCTTCGCCGCGATCAGTTCCTCCACCGCCTCCCGGTAGTCGTCGTGGAGGCTGTCCATGTCGACCTCACCGAGGGTGTCCATCAGGGCGTCCGCCAGGTCGAGTTCGGCGTCGCGGACCGTGACGTCGCCCTCCGGGGCGACCCCCTCGGGGGCCCGGATCTCGTCGGGCCAGAGGAGCCCGTGCATGGCGATCACGTCGTCCACGACCCGGAGCATGCCGAGCCGTTCGCGACCGCGCAGGGCGAACTTGGCGACGGCCACCTTGTTGCTGCGCTTGAGGGCCTCGCGCAGCAGGGTGTAGGGCTTGGCCGCCGGGACCCCGTTGGCGGAGAGGTAGTACGCCGTGTCCATCTGGAGCGGGTCGATCTCGTCGGCTGGCACGAAGGCGACGATCTCGATGGTCTTGGCCGTGGGCAGCGGGAGCTGGGCCAGATCCTCGTCGGTGATCGGGATCATCGTGCCGTCGGCGTCCTCGTACGCCTTGCCGATCTCGCCGCCGGACACCTCCTCCTCGTCCAGCTCACAGACCTTCCGGTACCGGATCCGGCCACCGTCGGCGAGGTGGATCTGCCGGAAGTGGATCGAGTGGTTCTCGGTGGCGTTGACCAGCTTGATGGGGATGCTGACCAGCCCGAAGGAGATCGCGCCGTTCCATATGGACCTCACCGTTCACCCCTTTACGCCCGCTCCCTGTACCCGTATGTCCGCGAAGGAGGGCTTGAGCAGATTTTCGTACGGTTCGTGTGACTCTTATCGTATGACGCCGATCACGGAGGTGGAGGGGCGGCGCCTCTCGCTGAGCAATCTCGACAAGGTGCTCCATCCGGCCACCGGCACCACCAAGGGCGAGGTGCTGCACTACTACGCGGCCACG is a genomic window containing:
- the ku gene encoding non-homologous end joining protein Ku; this translates as MRSIWNGAISFGLVSIPIKLVNATENHSIHFRQIHLADGGRIRYRKVCELDEEEVSGGEIGKAYEDADGTMIPITDEDLAQLPLPTAKTIEIVAFVPADEIDPLQMDTAYYLSANGVPAAKPYTLLREALKRSNKVAVAKFALRGRERLGMLRVVDDVIAMHGLLWPDEIRAPEGVAPEGDVTVRDAELDLADALMDTLGEVDMDSLHDDYREAVEELIAAKASGEAVEPSESQEPGGGKVIDLIAALESSVRAAKKSRGEGQEDEEDEEAGAEGDMAKVHPIKKRAAKKSTAARTKSTPKETGAKKSTASGSSTAGRTTQKQRKTTSSSAKRTSGRGTAKSTAGTATKSTAKSATKSTAKSGGKTPAKGTKKTASAPRKRASA